One window of the Rosa rugosa chromosome 3, drRosRugo1.1, whole genome shotgun sequence genome contains the following:
- the LOC133736747 gene encoding uncharacterized protein LOC133736747 encodes MDMNEDHYEVLGLPSGEEGAKLTEKEITKAYRAKALVLHPDKRPDDPDASVNFQRLKSSYEILKDEKARKLFDELLKVKRQQKRRHLERDAKRQRMVSDLEARERAAFAPDPAAKDREEEERISRKLAEEVARIRAMHANKGAPTASVPKKDNGRVGKESVGGAEQGVDKERVLKVTWEKVGEDYTAERLRNLFSAFGEVEDVLIKSKKKGSALVVMATKDAAVASTRTMTGDLSNPLLVKPLQPVAAPLAPAAQKSDAPDRLNNLVGTGYQSFEDAVLKKLAQAAQKQK; translated from the exons ATGGATATGAATGAAGATCATTATGAGGTTCTTGGTTTACCATCTGGAGAGGAAGGCGCTAAGCTTACAGAGAAAGAGATTACAAAGGCATACAGAGCAAAGGCTTTGGTGTTGCACCCTGACAAGAGGCCAGATGATCCTGATGCCAGTGTCAATTTCCAAAGGCTCAAATCATCGTATGAGATACTCAAGGACGAAAAAGCCAGGAAATTGTTTGATGAGTTACTCAAAGTTAAGAGACAGCAGAAACGCCGCCATTTAGAACGTGATGCCAAGCGACAAAGGATGGTCTCTGATCTTGAAGCAAGAGAACGAGCTGCCTTTGCTCCAGACCCAGCTGCCAAAgatagagaagaagaggagagaatTTCTAGGAAACTTGCTGAAGAGGTTGCGAGAATACGTGCAATGCATGCAAATAAGGGGGCGCCTACTGCTTCAGTTCCAAAAAAAGATAATGGGAGAGTTGGGAAGGAGAGTGTGGGTGGTGCTGAGCAAGGGGTGGATAAGGAAAGGGTGCTTAAAGTTACATGGGAAAAGGTTGGTGAAGATTATACAGCAGAGAGGTTGAGAAACTTGTTCTCCGCGTTTGGTGAGGTTGAAGATGTTCTTATCAAGTCTAAGAAGAAAGGTTCAGCCCTGGTTGTAATGGCAACTAAAGATGCAGCT GTTGCTTCAACAAGAACTATGACCGGTGACCTTTCTAATCCATTGCTGGTTAAACCTCTTCAACCAGTTGCTGCGCCATTGGCTCCAGCAGCTCAGAAATCTGATGCACCTGATCGTCTTAATAATTTGGTTGGCACTGGGTATCAATCTTTTGAGGATGCCGTTTTGAAGAAACTCGCACAG GCTGCGCAGAAGCAAAAGTAA
- the LOC133736746 gene encoding probable hexosyltransferase MUCI70, which translates to MENSSPRSVSFRTHRRGERSGLSMLSKDVEGGVFPGKVTPDSAMKIVCKKGVIRLLLVGVILWVVLILLATLFHVWSCHSSISFLSAMCNKNSTVLDMLRNMGFVAKPQLQHRCPIPVANDPDKIVIPEGRTPDEIVKKLTYVMEDEAVSDKTQSSPLFGGHESWSQREESFRLKPTMKVHCGFIRNGGGDMIPADIEYAEKCRFVVASGIFDGYDVPHQPSNLSPRSKKLFCFFMVVDETSLEFISKNVTVREDNNGGKWVGIWRLVLLKHPPYDEPRRNGKVPKILTHRLFPKAQYSIWIDGKMELIVDPLLILERYLWREKNTFAISQHKHHHSIYEEADANKRRKRYARPLIDLHMKIYRYEGMEPWSPQKKTISDVPEGAIIIREHTAMSNLFSCLWFNEVDLFTPRDQLSFGYVLYRLGESFRFFMFPNCEYYSLFILHPHIREHSSRIEWVTSWSQLKGNGTIKDKGKDWDQANAKNGLVESRGGLGLWTPYPANLDSVILPPVARTSKAG; encoded by the exons ATGGAGAATAGTAGTCCACGGTCTGTGTCTTTTCGCACGCACCGAAGAGGCGAAAGGAGTGGTCTAAGCATGCTTAGTAAAG ATGTTGAAGGTGGAGTTTTTCCAGGGAAGGTTACCCCAGATTCTGCCATGAAGATTGTTTGCAAGAAGGGCGTTATTCGATTGCTTCTTGTTGGTGTCATCTTGTGGGTGGTACTAATTCTCCTCGCAACTTTGTTCCATGTTTGGTCCTGCCACTCTTCTATCTCATTCTTATCAG CTATGTGCAACAAAAATAGCACGGTATTGGACATGTTACGCAATATGGGATTTGTAGCAAAACCACAACTGCAACACC GATGTCCAATTCCCGTTGCCAATGATCCTGATAAGATAGTTATACCAGAGGGGAGAACTCCCGATGAAATCGTCAAAAAGCTAACCTATGTTATGGAGGATGAGGCGGTATCTGACAAAACTCAGTCATCCCCACTATTTGGAGGACATGAAAGCTGGTCacaaagagaagagagtttTAGACTAAAACCAACCATGAAG GTGCACTGTGGTTTCATTCGAAATGGTGGTGGTGACATGATTCCTGCAGACATTGAATATGCTGAGAAATGTAGGTTTGTGGTTGCATCGGGCATTTTTGATGGTTATGATGTACCCCATCAACCTTCAAATTTGAGCCCCCGTTCTAAAAAGCTCTTCTGTTTTTTCATGGTGGTGGATGAGACGTCTCTTGAATTTATAAGTAAAAATGTTACTGTCAGAGAGGATAATAATGGGGGGAAATGGGTTGGCATTTGGCGTTTGGTTTTACTGAAGCATCCACCTTATGATGAACCAAGAAGGAATGGGAAGGTCCCCAAGATCTTGACCCACCGTTTATTCCCTAAGGCGCAGTACAGCATTTGGATTGATGGTAAAATGGAGCTCATAGTTGATCCATTGCttattctggaaag ATATTTATGGCGTGAGAAGAATACATTTGCCATTTCTCAGCACAAACATCATCACAGTATATATGAGGAGGCAGATGCAAACAAGCGGAGGAAACGATATGCTCGACCTCTTATTGATCTTCACATGAAGATTTACCGATATGAGGGCATGGAGCCATGGAGTCCGCAGAAGAAAACTATTAGTG ATGTGCCAGAGGGAGCTATTATCATACGGGAGCATACTGCAATGAGTAACTTGTTTAGCTGCTTGTGGTTCAATGAGGTCGACCTCTTTACACCAAGGGACCAACTGAGTTTTGGTTATGTTCTGTACAGGTTAGGGGAATCGTTTAGGTTCTTTATGTTTCCAAACTGTGAGTACTATTCACTGTTTATTTTGCATCCACACATAAGGGAGCATTCCTCTCGCATAGAGTGGGTAACTAGTTGGAGTCAGCTTAAGGGTAACGGAACCATTAAGGATAAGGGTAAGGATTGGGACCAAGCTAATGCAAAAAACGGTTTGGTAGAGAGTAGGGGAGGCTTAGGGTTATGGACTCCTTATCCTGCAAATCTTGATTCAGTTATCCTGCCGCCTGTAGCAAGAACATCAAAAGCTGGCTGA
- the LOC133739436 gene encoding transportin-1: MAAAASAPWQPQKEGLTAICGLLEQQISPTSSADKSQIWHQLQAYSQNPEFHNYLVFILTRAEGTSVEIRQAAGLLLKNNLRNAYNSMDPAYQQYIKSELLPCLGSPDRHIRSTVGTIISVVVQLGGVMGWPELLQALVTCLDSNDVNHMEGAMDALSKVCEDIPQVLDSDVPGLPERPINIFLPRMLKLFQSPHSSLRKLSLGSVNQYIMLMPAALYACMDQYLQGLFVLANDPSSEVRKLVCAAFVQLIEVRPGFLEPQLRNLIEYMLQVNKDTDEEVALEACEFWSAYCEAELPPEILREFLPRLIPILLSNMAYAEDDESLVDAEEDGSVPDRDQDIKPRFHSSRFHGSDGAEEDDDDIVNVWNLRKCSAAAVDILSTVFGDEILPTLMAFVQAKLSNRDDETWKEREAAVLALGAVAEGCIIGLYPHLNEIIAYLIPLLDDKFPLIRSISCWTLSRFSKFIVEGVGHQQGYEQFDKVLLGLLRRILDNNKRVQEAACSAFATLEEEAADALGPRLETILQHLMCAFGKYQRRNLRIVYDAIGTLADAVGGELNRPNYLEILMPPLIAKWQQLANSDKDLFPLLECFTSISQALGAGFSPFAEPVFQRCISIIQSQQVAKVDPVASGVQYDKEFIVCSLDLLSGLTEGLGSGIESLVSQSNLKDLLLHCCMDDASDVRQSGFALLGDLARVCPVHLRPRLPEFLDVAAKQLNTPKLKETVSVANNACWAIGELAVKVHQEISPIVLTVMSCLVPIMQHPEALNKSLIENSAITLGRLACVCPELVAPHMEHFMQPWCIALSMIRDDIEKEDAFRGLCALVRTNPSGALSSLVYMCNAIASWHEIRSEELHNAVCQVLHGYKQMLVNGAWEQCMSALEPQVKNKLSKYQV, translated from the exons ATGGCGGCGGCCGCGAGTGCCCCGTGGCAGCCACAGAAGGAGGGCCTCACGGCGATCTGTGGGTTGCTGGAGCAGCAGATTTCGCCGACTTCCTCCGCTGACAAGTCTCAGATTTGGCACCAACTCCAAGCCTACTCTCAGAACCCCGAGTTCCATAATTACCTTGTTTTCATTCTCACACGCGCCGAG GGTACATCAGTGGAGATTCGACAAGCGGCGGGGTTACTTTTGAAAAACAACCTTAGAAATGCATATAACTCCATGGATCCTGCATACCAGCAGTATATCAAGTCGGAATTACTGCCTTGCTTGGGATCACCAGATAGGCACATCAGGTCTACAGTAGGCACCATTATAAGTGTTGTTGTTCAACTCGGAGGAGTTATGGGATGGCCGGAATTACTGCAAGCTCTTGTAACTTGTTTGGACAGTAATGACGTAAATCACATGGAAGGTGCTATGGATGCATTATCCAAG GTTTGTGAGGATATACCTCAGGTGCTTGATTCAGATGTACCCGGGTTGCCTGAACGCCCCATCAACATATTCCTTCCTAGAATGCTTAAG CTTTTCCAGTCACCACATTCATCCCTCAGAAAGCTTTCCCTGGGTTCTGTAAATCAATACATTATGTTGATGCCAGCG GCTTTATATGCGTGTATGGATCAATATCTTCAGGGGTTGTTTGTCCTTGCTAATGACCCTTCTTCAGAAGTGAGGAAATTG GTATGTGCAGCATTTGTGCAGCTGATTGAAGTTCGTCCGGGGTTCTTGGAG CCACAGTTGAGGAACTTAATTGAATACATGTTGCAAGTCAACAAGGACACTGATGAAGAAGTTGCCCTTGAAGCCTGTGAATTCTG GTCTGCATATTGTGAGGCTGAGTTACCACCTGAGATCTTAAGAGAGTTTTTACCCCGTCTAATTCCG ATTTTGCTGTCAAACATGGCTTACGCTGAGGATGATGAGTCCCTTGTTGATGCTGAG GAGGATGGCTCTGTCCCAGACCGTGATCAG GATATCAAACCACGTTTTCATTCATCGCGGTTTCATGGATCTGATGGTGCGGAAGAAGAT GATGATGATATTGTCAATGTTTGGAATTTACGGAAATGCAGTGCAGCGGCCGTTGATATCCTGTCAACTGTGTTTGGGGATGAGATTCTCCCAACACTGATGGCCTTTGTTCAG GCCAAGTTGTCCAACCGTGATGATGAAACATGGAAAGAAAGGGAAGCTGCTGTTTTGGCTCTAGGTGCGGTAGCTGAAGGTTGCATTATTGGTCTTTATCCTCATTTGAATGAG ATAATTGCGTATCTTATTCCTCTTTTAGACGATAAGTTTCCACTTATAAGGAGTATATCCTGTTGGACACTTTCACGTTTCAGCAAGTTCATTGTTGAG GGTGTTGGACATCAACAAGGTTATGAGCAGTTTGACAAGGTTCTTCTGGGTCTCTTAAGAAGAATATTAGATAATAACAAGCGGGTACAGGAGGCTGCTTGCTCAGCTTTTGCGACACTTGAAGAG GAGGCAGCTGATGCGTTGGGACCACGCCTGGAAACTATTTTACAACACCTTATGTGCGCGTTTGGGAAATATCAG AGACGGAACCTTAGAATTGTATATGATGCCATTGGAACTCTAGCAGATGCTGTCGGTGGAGAGTTGAATCGT CCCAATTATCTTGAAATTCTGATGCCACCATTAATTGCAAAGTGGCAACAACTTGCAAATTCAGATAAAGATCTGTTTCCGTTGCTGGAGTGCTTTACTTCTATTTCGCAG GCATTGGGTGCCGGATTCTCTCCATTTGCAGAGCCGGTGTTTCAGAGGTGCATAAGCATCATACAGTCCCAACAAGTTGCCAAG GTTGATCCGGTCGCTTCAGGAGTCCAGTATGATAAAGAATTTATTGTGTGCTCTCTTGATCTGCTTTCTGGACTTACAGAAGGTCTTGGTAGTGGGATAGAAAGTTTG GTTTCACAAAGCAATTTGAAGGACCTGCTTTTGCACTGTTGCATGGATGATGCTTCGGATGTCCGACAGAGTGGCTTTGCTTTACTTGGGGATCTTGCAAGA GTATGCCCTGTTCATTTGCGTCCTCGTTTGCCGGAATTTCTTGATGTTGCAGCCAAACAACTG AATACTCCTAAGCTGAAGGAAACTGTTTCAGTGGCAAATAATGCGTGTTGGGCCATTGGTGAGTTAGCAGTCAAG GTTCATCAAGAAATTTCTCCAATTGTTTTGACGGTCATGTCTTGCTTAGTCCCCATAATGCAGCATCCagag GCGCTCAACAAGTCACTAATTGAGAACAGTGCTATCACGCTTGGGAGGCTTGCATGTGTTTGTCCGGAGCTTGTGGCTCCGCATATGGAGCATTTCATGCAGCCATGGTGCATTGCTTTGTCAAT GATACGTGATGATATAGAAAAGGAGGATGCATTCCGAGGTCTATGCGCATTG GTTAGAACAAATCCATCCGGAGCATTGAGTTCACTCGTATATATGTGCAATGCTATTGCCAGTTGGCAT GAAATAAGGAGTGAAGAGCTACATAATGCAGTTTGCCAGGTGTTGCACGGTTATAAGCAG ATGCTTGTGAATGGAGCGTGGGAACAGTGTATGTCTGCTTTGGAGCCACAAGTCAAGAACAAGCTATCAAAATACCAAGTGTAA
- the LOC133739437 gene encoding aspartate--tRNA ligase 2, cytoplasmic-like, with protein sequence MSHPEPQPATELSHEPENEESASLSKKAAKKKAAKLEKLRRRQEREAATAAARADQYSAAPEDQLAANYGDVSLIQLQSMKMVDVNLRTEVGALTEALKDQKVRIRGRAQTIRPTGEKLAFIVVREKGFTVQCVVTVQPEMVSFQMVKYASKLSRESIIDIEGIVSKPDMAIAGASQQVDVQVRKLYCISRAAVLPIEIENAARSEKPNEDGQNTRLNNRVLDLRTAANRGIFRIQSQVGTIFRQFLLSDGFIEIHTPKLIAGSSEGGASVFTLDYVKGQPACLAQSPQLHKQMSICADFGRVFEVGSVFRAENSDTHRHLCEFTGLDIEMEIEWSYFEVMDIVNRLFVNMFDCLNKNCEKELEAVRRQYPFEPLKYLPETLRLTFAEGVQMLKDAGVEVDPMGDLDTKKERKLGQIVLEKYGTEFYILHRYPLAVRPFYTMPCDDNPEYSNSFDVFIRGEEIISGAQRIHVPELLVERAQARGIEVETVSTYIDSFRYGAPPHGGFGVGLERVVMLFCGLNNIRKTSLFPRDPDRLAP encoded by the coding sequence ATGTCTCATCCAGAACCTCAGCCAGCCACCGAGCTCAGCCACGAGCCAGAGAACGAGGAGTCAGCCTCTCTTAGCAAAAAGGCAGCAAAGAAAAAAGCGGCCAAGCTCGAGAAGCTCCGTCGCCGCCAGGAGCGAGAAGCAGCGACAGCCGCGGCTCGCGCTGATCAGTACTCCGCCGCGCCGGAGGACCAACTCGCCGCGAACTATGGCGACGTGTCACTCATTCAGCTCCAGTCGATGAAGATGGTCGACGTCAATCTTCGGACGGAGGTCGGAGCTCTAACTGAGGCATTGAAGGACCAGAAGGTTCGGATACGCGGCCGTGCGCAGACGATTAGACCCACCGGGGAGAAGCTGGCGTTTATTGTGGTCAGAGAGAAGGGGTTCACGGTTCAGTGCGTCGTGACGGTTCAGCCGGAGATGGTGAGCTTTCAGATGGTGAAGTACGCGTCGAAGTTGAGCCGCGAGTCGATTATTGACATTGAAGGGATTGTGTCTAAACCTGATATGGCAATTGCAGGCGCTTCACAGCAGGTGGATGTGCAAGTTAGAAAGTTGTACTGTATAAGTAGGGCTGCTGTTTTACCTATTGAAATTGAGAATGCTGCTCGAAGTGAAAAACCTAATGAGGATGGACAGAATACTCGTTTGAACAACCGAGTACTTGACTTGCGAACAGCGGCCAACCGGGGGATTTTCCGAATCCAGAGTCAAGTTGGAACTATCTTCAGGCAGTTCTTGCTATCCGATGGGTTTATTGAAATCCATACTCCAAAACTGATCGCTGGTTCAAGTGAAGGTGGGGCTTCGGTGTTTACACTGGACTACGTGAAGGGGCAACCTGCCTGCCTTGCCCAGTCACCGCAGCTCCACAAGCAGATGTCCATCTGTGCTGACTTTGGTCGTGTTTTTGAGGTTGGTTCTGTTTTCAGAGCTGAGAACTCTGATACACATAGGCATCTGTGTGAGTTCACTGGTCTCGATATTGAGATGGAGATTGAGTGGAGCTATTTTGAGGTTATGGATATTGTTAACAGGTTGTTTGTCAATATGTTTGACTGTTTGAACAAAAATTGTGAGAAGGAACTTGAAGCTGTTCGAAGACAGTATCCCTTCGAACCATTGAAGTACTTGCCTGAGACTCTACGTCTCACTTTTGCGGAAGGTGTTCAAATGCTAAAGGATGCCGGTGTGGAAGTTGATCCTATGGGGGACTTGGATACTaaaaaagagaggaagttgGGCCAAATAGTTTTGGAGAAATATGGCACTGAGTTCTACATACTTCACCGCTATCCGTTGGCTGTGAGGCCTTTCTATACCATGCCTTGCGACGATAATCCTGAATACAGTAATTCATTTGACGTCTTCATTCGAGGTGAGGAGATTATATCAGGTGCACAACGTATCCATGTACCAGAATTATTGGTCGAACGTGCTCAAGCACGTGGAATTGAAGTTGAGACAGTATCAACATATATTGATTCCTTCAGATATGGTGCACCTCCCCATGGTGGATTTGGAGTAGGGCTGGAGCGTGTTGTGATGCTCTTCTGTGGATTGAATAACATCCGCAAAACGTCTTTATTCCCGCGTGATCCAGACCGGCTAGCTCCTTGA
- the LOC133739438 gene encoding transportin-1: MSCLVPIMQHPEALNKSLIENSAITLGRLACVCPELVAPHMEHFMQPWCIALSMIRDDIEKEDAFRGLCALVRTNPSGALSSLVYMCNAIASWHEIRSEELHNAVCQVLHGYKQMLVNGAWEQCMSALEPQVKNKLSKYQV, from the exons ATGTCTTGCTTAGTCCCCATAATGCAGCATCCagag GCGCTCAACAAGTCACTAATTGAGAACAGTGCTATCACGCTTGGGAGGCTTGCATGTGTTTGTCCGGAGCTTGTGGCTCCGCATATGGAGCATTTCATGCAGCCATGGTGCATTGCTTTGTCAAT GATACGTGATGATATAGAAAAGGAGGATGCATTCCGAGGTCTATGCGCATTG GTTAGAACAAATCCATCCGGAGCATTGAGTTCACTCGTATATATGTGCAATGCTATTGCCAGTTGGCAT GAAATAAGGAGTGAAGAGCTACATAATGCAGTTTGCCAGGTGTTGCACGGTTATAAGCAG ATGCTTGTGAATGGAGCGTGGGAACAGTGTATGTCTGCTTTGGAGCCACAAGTCAAGAACAAGCTATCAAAATACCAAGTGTAA